From a region of the Macrobrachium rosenbergii isolate ZJJX-2024 chromosome 24, ASM4041242v1, whole genome shotgun sequence genome:
- the LOC136851896 gene encoding oocyte zinc finger protein XlCOF6-like — protein sequence MDLSRKTIGDNPNRVNTGQEYPVNIYKKRKTFLSHINTYEELPLRQQESTSIVSGENNKSYTSKPEFEKGCSSNADCFIQSHVPITEDSRSDNRRSSKSTINRSGIWAAALPSDTESTPSEKGENDELLDPLDVGKEKENHQCALINKTENNGNAENREIKSKENDSDGSDREDLSFDEVTKDFIDSASSSSEKDSDDGNEWFTCKGCDKVFFARKAYTNHRRSCNLKQEQNCPFCKEVFTKMSELADHVKAVHKNDKPFLCDICGKTFPHPMALNRHMLSHSKVKSHTCNECGKSFASQSNLRSHALIHSDEKPFQCEECGHKFRRISTLRFHKRTHTNERPYQCDVCGKTFTQPSSLKTHQKLHSGERPHACNVCNEKFALKGALQSHMRTHTKEKPFNCEVCSKSFAQSSALKSHLKTHENDKTANTDGNSKELAQEDEAPTDGKPKKHPCELCGRSFALKNTLKIHMMRHRGERPHKCDVCPKSFTQSSTLKIHKRIHTGDKPYACSVCDAHFAYNYALQKHILKHKEAGEIGEEEFLEQGDCEEDVKLSVYGGEDVGPDPAALEEMKEKILQTLSRTDDKDIVKQNDDSEVKHEESSRNVNSEESDHGETNVISDGGEDQEKTVKKVTPMDFLAVFQSSFKASPNFD from the coding sequence ATGGATTTATCTAGGAAAACAATTGGAGATAATCCTAATAGGGTTAATACAGGCCAAGAGTATCCCGTGAATATATACAAGAAGCGGAAAACTTTCCTctcacatataaacacatatgagGAACTTCCATTAAGACAGCAAGAAAGTACAAGTATAGTTTCAGGAGAGAATAACAAAAGTTACACCTCAAAACCAGAGTTTGAAAAAGGATGTTCATCTAATGCTGATTGTTTCATTCAGAGCCATGTTCCTATTACAGAAGATAGCAGAAGTGATAACAGAAGAAGTTCTAAGAGTACTATAAATAGATCTGGTATTTGGGCAGCAGCTCTACCCAGTGATACAGAATCAactccttcagaaaaaggtgaaaatgatGAATTGTTAGATCCACTTGATGTtggtaaagaaaaggaaaatcacCAGTGCGCGTtgattaataaaactgaaaataacggCAATGCTGAAAATAGGGAAAttaagtcaaaagaaaatgattctGATGGAAGTGACAGAGAGGATCTTTCTTTTGATGAAGTCACCAAAGATTTTATTGACTCTGCATCATCTTCATCTGAAAAAGATAGTGATGATGGGAATGAATGGTTCACTTGTAAGGGTTGTGACAAAGTGTTCTTTGCCAGAAAGGCCTACACAAACCATAGACGTAGTTGTAATTTAAAACAGGAACAAAATTGCCCTTTTTGTAAAGAAGTTTTTACAAAGATGAGTGAATTGGCAGATCATGTGAAAGCAGTTCACAAGAATGATAAACCATTTTTGTGCGATATCTGTGGAAAAACCTTCCCACATCCAATGGCTTTGAACAGGCATATGCTATCACACTCAAAAGTAAAGTCACACACTTGTAACGAGTGTGGTAAGAGTTTTGCTTCTCAGTCGAATTTGAGGTCACATGCTTTAATACATAGTGATGAAAAGCCATTTCAGTGTGAAGAATGTGGTCATAAATTCCGTCGTATCAGTACGTTACGTTTTCATAAGAGAACTCATACAAATGAGCGCCCTTACCAATGTGATGTTTGTGGAAAAACTTTCACCCAACCTAGTAGCctaaaaacacatcaaaagttACATTCAGGTGAGAGACCGCATGCTTGTAATGTCTGCAATGAAAAGTTTGCTTTGAAGGGTGCCTTGCAGTCACATATGCGGACTCACACCAAAGAAAAACCTTTTAATTGTGAGGTTTGTAGTAAAAGCTTTGCTCAGTCTAGTGCTTTAAAAAGCCACTTAAAGACACATGAAAATGACAAGACTGCCAATACTGATGGTAACAGTAAAGAGCTGGCACAAGAGGATGAAGCACCCACTGATGGGAAACCTAAAAAACACCCTTGTGAACTTTGTGGACGCTCTTTTGCTCTAAAGAATACCTTGAAAATACACATGATGAGGCATAGAGGGGAAAGACCACACAAATGTGATGTCTGTCCCAAGAGTTTCACTCAGTCAAGTACCTTAAAAATTCACAAGCGAATACACACAGGCGATAAACCATATGCTTGCAGTGTTTGTGATGCTCATTTCGCATATAATTATGCTCTCCAGAAGCACATTCTAAAACACAAAGAAGCAGGAGAAATaggagaagaagaatttttagaaCAGGGAGACTGCGAGGAAGATGTCAAATTAAGTGTGTATGGTGGAGAGGATGTTGGACCTGATCCAGCAGCActtgaagaaatgaaagagaaaattctcCAGACACTATCAAGGACAGATGATAAAGATATAGTAAAACAAAATGATGACAGTGAAGTTAAACATGAAGAATCAAGTAGAAATGTTAACAGTGAAGAAAGTGATCATGGGGAAACAAATGTGATCTCTGATGGTGGTGAAGATcaagaaaaaactgttaaaaaagtaACACCCATGGACTTCTTGGCTGTATTTCAGTCTTCTTTTAAGGCTTCTCCTAACTTTGATTAG